The stretch of DNA TTTAGTAacaaaaagaaattaacaaaaaatagtcACAACTTGTCTTACGTAAATATTTGGTAATCAAAGAAAATTAGCCAAAAATAGTCATAATTTgtcttatttagtatttattaattattgcgataattaataaatgctaaataaGGTTTGGctgttttttttgttatatatattttttcattctcttcacacattttttttttttagattattctTGATTTAAGTAGTTAATGagagaaaataatttgttaaataaGTAAGTAATTATAATAACGGTTGTCAAAGTAtgcaatgcacatgggacactAATTTAAACTTTGTGGATTCTAGTTGGTATAAAGAAAAAGGTGCTACTAATAAGTCtcatttattatataaagaaaaagctAATATAACGGGAAATTATGAAGGAATCAACCTACTttcttaaaattgaaaaagtgcATTGAGATTTGATACCCTGTCCCGAATTTGCTACTACAAAATTAGTATTCAGTAGTATTATATAGTACACAACAACAAAGTCACATGTACCGAGCATATAATTTTTAAGCACGAGGAatcatttttaaactttttgatTAAACAAgacaaaatagttaattatataaaatttggcGATACATCCTACATCTACTACACACGTTATTAGCTCTATTTTCTGTGCTGCACAAATGCTAAAATCTGCTTAAataattctttaaaataaaaatacattttttcttgttatccttggaatttttatttttattctggtctattaaattaaaaatttaaaattatatattttagttcTATTACGTAAAATTGATAGTTAAGAGTCGACATTGATTCACCTACCTGGCCGTTGCGCAAGATTCCAGATTCATAGACAGGAGTAAAGTCAGGTTGGAAGAGTCCCCAGTTCCTCTCAGCAATGGGTCCAGGCTTCTGGTTCTCATTAAAGAGAGCAAATATATAAGTCTCGAACCTTCTATTCGGCATCAACGGGGTTCCCTTACCAGCCTCCACGTGTCTAATCAGCTCACTGTTATACGACTGCGCGTTCGCGATGCTGCACGCGTCCCAACCGTCGCAAACCGACGGCCATCCCGTCTCGCCAACTGCAATGTCCACGTCAGCATACCCCAACGCCTTCATGGCGGAGTGCACGGCGTCCAAGAGCGCGTCGAACTGGTTCGTGTACATCAGCTTGGTGTTGTTGTCGTACAGGCCTTTGTTGGGCTTGAAGATTCCGAAGTTTAGATTCTGTGGGTTGTACCCGAAGTATGGGTATGGGTTTACCATGAAGGGGGTTTGGGTATCTTTTAGGAACTTCAGCATTGGGCCCAATATGCGCTTTGCGTAACCGGGCCTGAACTCTCCTGCACTTGGTGGGATTGATTGCCGCATTATCGCCAGAGAATGAGCTGTCGTCACCTGAATTAttattcatcataaaaaaaaaaatcaactttgcTTAGATTCAGAATCTGAGCTGGAAATTTCAAGCATCTTAAAACTCAAATCTTCAATTTGTGAAAGAATCCTCatcaattaatttagttaaatatgcCAGCTATAAACTCTTAGATAAAATTTAGATTCAGATAATCACATTGGCTTGTTGAGCTGAGCTGAAAAtatcatgaaaaaaaattacttgtTTAGTTAGCAgtgaataatttttataaaattgttttcTATTGGGCCAcctatttgaattttgaacGCCACAAGGACTATAATCTTTGGTAATGATATCATCACCTAGCTAGAGAGTTGAAAATAGTTAttgaaaaaccaaaaatttcactaatattaattaatgaaaaagTTTAAGACTccagtaattttattaaattctgaCCTACATGTAACCAGCAAAAAATGAGTTATTAGAAATCTCACCTCAATCTCATGCTATTAAAATCTCATTTATCGATATTTCATGGCTAGAAATTACAAAAGTCGTCGACTCTTAACACTCctcttaattaatatttataagaaAAGTGAGGAGGAATTAACATAAATAGAACATTCTGGGTCTTGTTATAGCTACTATTTAtttcaaaaccaaaaaaataaaaataaaaaatgttaatatGTTACCTTAATGTCTCTGATACCCTCAGCGAGAAGAGCAGCGTGAAGGGTTCTCATGGCAGGAACAAGGCCCATAATCATGGTAGCATCGCCCCAATGCAAAACTTCGCTTCCAACGAGGATGTATTTGATCTTCGTCTGAGGAACAAACGGTTTAATGTTGTTAACGACCCACTGTCTCGCCGTATTGATGTTCCCTAAACCTAGTATGTCTCCGTTAGGTGCCGTTACGGTGACGGAGATCCCCGTGTTAGCGAACGCGCGAAGGATCTGAGGGTCCACGCTGAAGATCTTAACGCTGTCCACGTTGGTTCTTGTTTTCAGGAAGTTGGCCACCGCGGTCGGCGGAGGCAGGTTGTCTCCGAGGGTGCCGTAGTTGACTCCGATGGAGTATGCGGCGGTGAAGAggtggaggaagaggaggaggagagggATGAAGGATGGCTTGGTGGAAGCCATGGNNNNNNNNNNNNtgggtttttttttttttttttattctaagcTTTTGTTTTGTGatgttatttgttttgtttttgtgtttGTTTTATATTGGAGTTTGAGAAAGAGAACCAACGGTATTGTGTTATTTACGGTTATTTATAGATGAAGCTAAGCTTAGAAGATTAATTGGGGTCTCTACTCTTTACCAAGTTGAcgtgttttcttttcttcctttttttattttttataacaaataatatttgGACATCACTGGTCAAAATAAGACACATCGTGTAATTAATTTgtagatgaataaatgtggTGTGCTTATTGTTATGCGGATATCATATTCATATGCGTATCTTTACAATATGTGGCTAATCGTGTATGGGGCAATTATTtatagaaatagaaataaaaatataatctgtattttttatatcttttaatttgactAAAGATTAAGTTACTGTTAATTTAAAtcctaatttaaatttttgatattttattttccttctttttattcttttggtaaaattagattttatttaatcaaCTTGGATGGATCAAGTGATCAACTTATTTAttcgcttaagcaagtgtcaaGATTCGAATTCTACCTTGTATATGCAGTAACCTATTGACTAGCAGCAGACCCTTAAATGAAGTTCAGATCCACGACGGATTAATTCTTAACTTGTCGGATTTAGGGATAATGTAAATaaccaaaaaacaaaattaggttttattttgtcattttgaAGATTGTAAGAATAAAAGACTGAAAGCGTGATGCAACAATAAATATAGAATTGATTTATTACAAGGATTTCACGGCACAATTAAATAGTTGATAATAATCATCTCTTCGTGATGGGTTAATTAATCTCGGATTATGGGGTAATAAAAAGA from Arachis duranensis cultivar V14167 chromosome 4, aradu.V14167.gnm2.J7QH, whole genome shotgun sequence encodes:
- the LOC107486933 gene encoding glucan endo-1,3-beta-glucosidase, with the protein product MASTKPSFIPLLLLFLHLFTAAYSIGVNYGTLGDNLPPPTAVANFLKTRTNVDSVKIFSVDPQILRAFANTGISVTVTAPNGDILGLGNINTARQWVVNNIKPFVPQTKIKYILVGSEVLHWGDATMIMGLVPAMRTLHAALLAEGIRDIKVTTAHSLAIMRQSIPPSAGEFRPGYAKRILGPMLKFLKDTQTPFMVNPYPYFGYNPQNLNFGIFKPNKGLYDNNTKLMYTNQFDALLDAVHSAMKALGYADVDIAVGETGWPSVCDGWDACSIANAQSYNSELIRHVEAGKGTPLMPNRRFETYIFALFNENQKPGPIAERNWGLFQPDFTPVYESGILRNGQRPAPAASNNGPATPTAGGGSQKWCVPKADATAAAMQANINYACSQGIDCKPIQPGGACYAPNDVRALAAYAMNAYYQANGRHDFNCDFSNSATITSDNPSHGTCQLQA